The Bacillota bacterium genomic interval GCCCGATGCTGGGCTCGTCCAGGATGTAGAGCACCCCCACCAGCCCCGACCCGATCTGGATGGCCAGCCGGATCCGCTGCGCCTCGCCGCCCGACAGCGTGGCCGCCTGGCGGTCCAGGGTCAGATAGTCCAGGCCGACGTTGATCAGGAAACCCAGCCGCGCCCGCAGCTCTTTGAGCACCCGCTGCCCGATCAGCGCCTCCCGGGCGGTAAGGTTCAGTTCCGCAAAGAACCGGTCGGCCGCAGTGATGGACAACGCGGCCACCTCGGCGATCGATTTGCCGCCCACCTTGATCGCCAGCACCTCCGGCTTCAAGCGGCGGCCTTCGCAATCCGGGCAGGGCTTGGTGCGCATCATCCGCTCGGTCTCCTCGCGGACGTGGTCGGAGGTGGTCTCCCGGTGCCGGCGCCCCAGGTACGCCACCACCCCTTCAAACGGCGCGGTGTAGCGGCGCAGCCGCCCGGCCATGTCCCGGTAGCTGAAGGGGACGCGGGTCTCACCGGTGCCGTACAGGATGATGTCCATGTGGTCCGGGTCCAACTCCCGCACCGGTGTGTTGACATTGAACCCGTAATGCCCGGCCAAGCCATCCAGGATGTGGTAACCCCGGGTCCACCAGGACCAGGCGGCCACGGCGCCTTCGTACAGGGTCTTGCTCCGGTCCGGGACGACCAGGTCGACGTCGACCTCCAGGCGGCTGCCCAGGCCGGTGCACGTCGGGCAGGCCCCCACCGGGCTGTTGAATGAAAACAGGCGCGGCGTGATCTCGCTGAAGCCAAAACCACAGTCCACGCAGGCGAAGTTCTGGCTGAACAAGATCTCCGGCACATTCTGAATCCTGGCTTCTGAATTCTGATCTCCGGCTCTTGGCTTCGAGTTTCCGGCTTCTGAATTCTGAATCCTGGATTCTGAATTCTGATCGATAACGTGGCAGACGGCCAGGCCGCCGGTCTGTTTCAGGGCGGTCTCGAGGGAGTCGGCCAGCCGCGCCTCCAGGCCCGGCCTGACCACCAGCCGGTCGACGACAATCTCGATGGTGTGCTTCTTGTTCCGGTCGAGGGTGATGATCTCGCCGGTCTCGCGCATTTCCCCGTCGATGCGCATCCGGACGAACCCGCCGCGCCGGGCTTCCTCCAGCACGCGCACGTGCTCGCCCTTCTTGCCCCGGACGACCGGCGCCAGGATCTGCAGGCGGGTGCCCTCTCCCAGCGCCATCACCTGGTCGACCATCTGCTCCACCGTCTGGCTGCTGATCGGGTGCCCGCAGTGCGGGCAGTGCGGCCGCCCCACCCGGGCGAACAGGAGCCGCAAGTGGTCGTAAATCTCGGTCACGGTGCCCACCGTGGACCGGGGGTTGTGCGAACGGGTTTTCTGGTCGATGGAAATGGCCGGAGACAGGCCCTCGATGTAGTCGACGTCCGGTTTGTCCATCTGGCCCAGGAACTGGCGCGCGTAGGCCGACAGCGACTCCACGTAGCGGCGCTGCCCCTCGGCGTAGATGGTGTCAAAGGCCAGCGAGGACTTCCCGCTGCCGGACAAACCGGTCAGCACCACCAGCTTGTTCCGGGGGATCTCCACGACAATGTTTTTTAGGTTGTGTACGCGCGCGCCGCGCACGATAATCTTGTCTTGCATGTTGTTCTTGCACCCCAGGCCTCCGTCAGATTCCGTTATATGGTAACCGCCGGGCGCACCCGCCATCCGCCCTACTCCGGCTGGTCCCCCACCGCCGGGCGGAGCAGACGGGCGCCCTTGGGCTGGAGCTCGAGCCGCAGTTCGATCAGCACGTCGCGCAGTTGGGCCGCCCGCTCGAACTCCAGGTGCCGGGCGGCGTGCTGCATGTCCTTCTCCAGCCGGGCGATCAGTTTCTTGAGGTCGTTCCCGGTGAGCCGTTTCTCGCTCGCCGCGAAGTACGGCGCCTCGGTTTCGGCCGCCCGGGTGGCCTCGATCACGCTCCGCACCGCCTTCTGCACGGTCTGCGGGGTGATGCCGTGCTCCCGGTTGAACGCCGTCTGGCGCGCGCGCCGCCGTTTGGTCTCGTCCAGCGCGCGCCGCATCGAGCCGGTGATCTGGTCGGCATACATGATCACTTTCCCGTTCAGGTTCCGGGCCGCCCGCCCCGCCGTCTGGATCAGGGAGCGCTCGGAGCGCAGGTAGCCCTCCTTGTCGGCGTCCAGGACGGCCACCAGGCTGACCTCGGGCAGGTCCAGCCCTTCCCGCAAGAGGTTGATCCCCACCAGGACGTCAAAAGTCCCCAGGCGCAGGTCGCGCAGGATCTCCATCCGCTCCAGGGTGTTGATCTCCGAGTGCAGGTACCGGACTTTCAGGCCCAGTTCCCGGAAGTAGTCGCACAGGTCCTCGGCCATCCGCTTGGTCAGCGTGGTGACCAGCACCCGCTCGCTCTTGGCCGCCCGCTTCCGGATCTCGCCCAGGAGGTCGTCGATCTGGCCGCGGGTGGGCCGGACCACCATCTCCGGGTCCACCAGCCCGGTCGGGCGCACGATCTGCTCCACCACCGCCGCGGCGTGTTTCAGCTCCCACGGGCCGGGCGTGGCCGAAACGTACACCCCCTGCCGGACCCGGGCCATGAACTCCGTGAAGGTCAGGGGCCGGTTATCGAAGGCCGACGGCAGCCGGAAACCGTGCTCCACCAGCGCCACCTTGCGCGAGTGGTCGCCCTCGTACATGCCCCCGATCTGGGGGATGGTGATGTGCGACTCGTCCACCACGATCAGCAGGTCGTCCGGAAAGTAGTCGAGCAGGGTAAACGGCGGCGCCCCCGGTTCCCGCCCGGTCAGGTGGCGGGAGTAGTTCTCGATGCCCTTGCAGTAACCCAGCTCCCGCATCATCTCCAGGTCGTAGTTCGTGCGCTGCTCCAGGCGCTGGGCCTCCAAAAGCTTGTTCGCCGCCCGCAGTTCAGCCAGCCGCCCGGCCAGTTCCGCCTCGACGGCCGTGACCGCCCGGTCCAGCCGCTCCCGGGAAGTGGCGTAGTGGCTGGCCGGCAGGATGGAGACGTGCTGCCGTTCGCCCAGCACCTCCCCGGTCAGGGCGTCGAATTCCAGGATCCGCTCCACCTCGTCGCCGAAGAACTCGACCCGGAGGGCCCGCTCCCCGGAGGCGGCCGGAAACACCTCCAGCACGTCGCCGCGCACCCGGAACCGGCCGCGCCCGAAATTGACGTCGTTGCGCTCGTACTGAATGCGCACCAGCTCCCGGAGCACCGCGTCCCGGTCGTAGCCGCCCGCTCGTGAGCGCAGCGAAACCACCAGGTTCTTGTACTCCTCCGGGTCACCCAGGCCGTAGATGCAGGACACGGACGCCACGATGATCACGTCCCGCCGCTCGAACAGGGACGAGGTCGCCGAGTGGCGCAGCTTGTCGATCTCCTCGTTGACCGAGGCGTCCTTTTCGATATACATGTCCGCGGACGGGAGGTAGGCCTCCGGCTGGTAGTAGTCGTAATAGCTTACGAAGTACTCCACCGCGTTCCCGGGGAAAAACTCCTTGAACTCCCCGCAGAGCTGCGCGGCCAGGGTCTTGTTGGGCGCGATCACCAGGGTCGGCCGCTGCACCCGGCTGATCACCTGGGCCATGGTGTAGGTCTTGCCCGAGCCGGTCACGCCCAGCAGCACCTGGTGGCGCAAACCCTTTTCCAGGCCGCGCGTCAGGTTCTCGATCGCCTCGGGCTGGTCGCCCCGCGGCCGGTAGTCCGAAACCAGCTTAAAAGGGGGCATTCGTCCCCACCTCCACCCGCTATTATACCACTTCGGCAAAACGGGAAAAAAGACGCGCGGTTGGATTATGGGCGCTCCGTTGTGGCAAACATAATGATGGCGCCCAGGTGGCAATGAAGCGGAATTGCAGAGTTGCTTACAGACTTCCCGAAAAGGGCACACAAATAAAAGAAATGAGGGGGTCCATTTAGGATGAGAATCCCAAGAGACCGGTTGGTCATCGGTTTTACCGCCGGGGTGATCGCCGGCCTAACGATGAACATCCTTGACCTCGTGTTACACCTGCTGAATATCCCCAAGCTGCTTTTCCTGGACTGGGCGGCGATCACGATCTACGGCTCGAGACCCGATAGTTTGCAGGAAGCGGCCTTGGCTTTCGGGGTGCAGCTCTTCTTCGGCGGGCTGTTGGGCATCGTGTTCGCCTACCTTCTCCCCCTGTTCAAGAGCAGGTACCACCTGTTCAAGGGCTTTGTCTTCGGGGTGACCGCATGGTTCGTCATTCACGGCTTGGTCATCATGTTCAACTACGAGGGGCTGCGCACCATATCCTTCGCCACGGCGCTCACCGACCTTATCGGCTCCGCGGTTTTCGGCGTGGTGGTGGCCTTTGTTTTCAAACAGCTGCACGACAGAGTCACCGTCTAAAAGGGAGGCCGGAGTATTATCAATCACCCTAGACAGGCCGTAGACCCAGTCTTCACTGAAGAATGCGGGTGAAGAACAGGAACTGAAAATCGGGGACTGTCCCCCTTGACGCCGTCAAGGGGACGATAGTTCAACCTTCGAAACCATTGGCACCGAGTATCATTGGCCGCCGCCCTGGCCGCCCTGCTGCCCGCCTTGGCCGCCTTGCTGACCCCCTTGCCGGCCGCCCTGGCCGCCGCCCTCCTGTTGGGCTTCAATGCTCTGGATCTGGCCCGGAATGTCGATTTCTACCGTCTTGCCGTCCTGGGTCCTAATCATCAGCTTGGTCATCGGCTGTTGTTGTTGCTGTCCCTGCTGTTGCCCCTGCTGCTGGCCCCCGCCCTGTTGCCCCTGGCCGCCGCCGCCCTGCTGACCCTGACCACCCTGTTGGCCGCCGCCCCGGGTCAGGTCGCCGTAGTACTCCCGGAGCAAGAAGGCGTTTTTGCCTTGCACCAGGCGCACCGGCACCATGCGGGCCGGCACCGTGTAGTCCCCGCTGGTGATCTGGGTCTCGTAGGCCCAGTGCCCGTCCCGGGCCAGGCCGACCGCCGCGTCGTAGCTGAACTGGGCGAGCAGGTCCGGCCGGACGTCGACCTCGGCGTCGTGGTCCCCGGCGACCAGCGCCTCCGCGGCCGTGCGGTCGGCACCGACGCCCACGGTCAGCACTTCATTCAAAAGGCCCCGCTGCCGGAGTGCCTCCACCGCACTGACCGCCATCCGGCTGTCCACGGCCAGTATCGCTCCCAACGGACCAGCGGCCAAAGCTTCGTGCACGCCGGCTGCCACCCGCCCCGGGTCACCCTGGGGATGCTCCCGCACATCGACCGCGAATCCGGGTTGCCCCCGCATAAAGGTGGTGATGCCCTCGATGATGTTGCGGGAGATCGGGTCCGCCGGGTCCCCGCCCAGCACCAGCACGCGGCCCGGCGCCCCCGGGGGCAGGTTGCGCACTACGTACCGGGCCTGGTGCTCCCCGGCCCGGACCTGCTCGGAAGCCACGTAAGCGTCCAGCGGCGCGTCCGGGGCAAACGTCTCCAGCGCCACCACCCTGATCCGGTTCATCGCCAGGCGGCGGACGATTCCCGGGCCCATCTCCGGCTCCACGAACTGGATCACAACGGAGTCGACCTTTTGTTCGATAAACCGCTCCACGTCTCTCTCCTGGCGGCGGGCGTCACCTTCCGCATCCCGCCAGATAATCCGGACCTTCTCGTCGTTCCCCGCCCGTTCCTGAACAAGGCGTTTGATCACCTGGTTTCCGTCCCGGCTTTCGTCGGCGATGCTGTAAGCCACCGCCAGCGGACGCTCGCCCGGCCGGGCCTGGCCGCCGCGGTTGAAGAGGCCGCAGCCGCCGACCCCCAGCAGGACGAAAGTGCAAAGGAAAAGGACAATCACTCTCTTGATCTTGGGCACGATACCGCCCCCTCGAGAATATGATTCCTCGAATCGAAAGGTTGATTCTATTTACGGCGCCACCAACATAAGCTATGTCAGGAGGGATTGGCAATGATTACCATATTCGGGAGCACTCCGGCCAGCCCGCTTTTGGAGGCGATTGAAAAGGCCCGGGAAGAGTGTAGAGAAGCGGAAATGATGCTTACCCACGCCGAGCCCGACTTCATCGACCACGCCGTCAACCGGATCAATGCCGCCCGCAGCCAGTTCGAGGCTCTGATCAGGACCGCCAAGAAGCAAAGAGTGCAGGCGTGGCCGGAACTCCAGCCGGTGGCCGAATACCGCCCGGAAGAAGACGAAGAAGCGGCAAATAGTAATAAGACCTCTTCCGTGTGCGCTCAGCTCAAGTCGTTTTTGAAGGGCACGATTTCACGATAGGCGTCGCGAATCAGCTGAAAGTCCCGCCATACCTCGCGCTTCTTGCCCGGGTCCCGGAGCAGCGCGGCGGGGTGGTAGGTGGACATGAAACGTACGCGGCCCCTTACGATCCACTGGCCCCGCCAGGCCGTAATGGAAGCCTGGGGGTCGATCAGGTTTTTCAACGCGGTGCTGCCCAGGATCACCACCAGCGGGGGGCCGATCAGGGCGAACTGCTTCCGGAGCCAGGGCAGGCACGCTTGCGCCTCCTCCCGGCTGGGCACCCGGTTGCCAGGGGGCCGGCATTTGACCACATTGGCAATGTACACCTCGGAGCGCGCAAATCCGGCGGCGTCCAGAATCCGGTCCAGAAGCCGGCCCGCGGCACCGACAAAGGGCCGCCCCAGGCGGTCCTCCTCGGCCCCGGGCCCTTCGCCGATCAACATCAGCCGCGCCCGGGGGTGGCCTTCCCCGAACACCAGGTTCGTACGGCCCGCAAAAAGGCCACACTCCCGGCAGCCGGACATCGCTTCGCGCAGTTCATCCAGCGCCCGCGGCGCGTTAAGGTCTTCCAGGCCGAGCGGCCCGGAGCGTGATTCCAGCAAAGGATCCCTCACCCCCACCGCAATTGCGCGGCCAGGCCGTTAGGAGAGTGTTGCAAAAACAGAAATCGTTCTAAACACTTGGAGGCCGCGAAAAACAAGCATGGCTTGATGCGGCGAAGCTGGACGTTGAGAAGTGAAATGTGGGAAGTGCGAGGTGAGAATTTTCGAAGGAATTCGTTTTGCGAATTCCTTCAAGCATCCCACTTCTAACCTCTCACTTCACACCTCTTTTTTTGCCAGGCGCGAGTTTTTTGCAGCGGTCTCCTAGCCGCGTTCCAGGATGATCTTGTGTTCCACCAGGGCCAGTTCCCGGATCCGGGCATTGATGATCTTGCGCCGGCCGAAAATGTCCTCCAGCAGGAGCCCGTCCTCGTGCGGCACCACCCGGTCCACCGACGCCAGCACCAGCTCCTCGCCTTCGGCGGTCAAAAGATACGCGTTCGCCTCACACACTTCGTGTTCACGCCCCCTGCCGAGATGGATGGCACTATAAAAATTATATTTTTTGCGCCTTCTTACTGTCAATGCAACCCGGCCGCTGCGGCCGCCCCCACGGCATAAACGGGCACCGGCCGTCAGCCGGGGAACGCCGCGGTACCCCGCCGCTCACTCACACGCCCCGGCCCCGGCCGCGCCCCAGCCAGCGCCTGACCGGCGGTGTGCCGTCCAGTTCCAGGTAAACCGGCTCGCCGCCCTCGGGCACCGGCATCACTCCGAACGGTTCTCCGTCCCGCAGCCGCACATTGTCCCGCCGGAAATGGGTTCCCCGGTGGAGATATCCGACCTCTTTCCACCCGGGCTGCCTCAGAACCAGGTGCATATCGGCACGGTTGCGGACCTCAAGGCCGTTGATCTCGACGACCACGTCCCCTGACCGGACACCCGCCCGCCAGGCCGGCGAGCGCGGCATAACGTCCAGGACCATCAACCCGGCCGGGTGGGGTACGAACAGGGGGCGGCCGTGCAGTTCAATGTGTTTGCTGATGTGGATGATCAGTTCATGCCCAAGCGGGGCGAAAAGAGCCGCCAGCCAGGCGGCCCCGCCTCCGGACATGGCCAGTACGGCCAGGGTAAAGAGCGTGACGCTGTAGCCGGCCAGGTACAGGGCGCTCTTCCGGGCCTTGTCGGCGGGCGCGTGGGAAGTGGCGATGTCCGCGTAGCCCAGGCCGGCCACCAGGGTCATCATGGCGAAGACCACGGTGCCGGTGCCGCCCGGTACGTCCGGCTTGATCAGCGGCCACCATTCAGGCATGGACACCAGTTCCATTTCGGGGGCCAGGGTGCCGGTCGCGATGGTCAGGGCGACGATCGGGATCGGCCAGAATTTCTGCAGGGTGAAGCCCCCGACCATCCGGCCCCCGGGCAGCCGGACATAGGCGGGCACCGCGCCCAGATGCCCGCTGACCAGGATCAGGATGCTCTCGACAAAGTGCAGGATGGCCACCAGGGCCATCACGGTGGGAATGCTGATGTCCGGAAAACCGAACAGCAGGTGGCAAACCGCCAGCACCCCGCCGCCGTACGCGAAACAGAGCAGGCGCGGGTTGATCAGCATGAGCAGTATCGCCACCGGCAAGAGGTACAACAGCCCGGAACCGTGGATGGTGATTCCGGTCAGGAGGATGAGGCCGCCGCCGATCAGCCCGCCGCCGAACCCATAGGCGGTGGCGGTCAAGGTGTCGGCCAGGACGGAGTTGCCGCGGGCCCCGAAAAAGCCGGCCCGCTCTCTCGCGATACGCCGGTACTGAAGGGCGACCAGCACAATAACCAGCCAAAACAGGGGATGAAAAAGGGCGAACACGACCGAGGTAAAAACAGCCCCCAAAGCCCATTCAAAGGGGAACCCTCCGGAGATCATCTAGAGTTCAGCCCTGCTTTCAGGATCTCCAGGGCTTTCTCAAGCTGCGGATCGGACTCGAAATCGTCCGCTTCCTCCACCTGGATATGGGGCTCGATCCCCATTTGGTTCAGGTCGTAACCCGAAGGCGTCAGGTACCGCGCCGTGGTCAGTTTCAGGCCGGCCCCGTTCCGTAGCGGGAACACGTTCTGCACGACCCCTTTGCCGTAGGTCTGGGTGCCGACCAGGACCCCGGAATCCGTATCCTTGACCGCGCCGGCCACGATCTCCGCGGCGCTGGCCGTGGTCCGGTTGACCAACACCACCAGCGGCACTTCCAGCCGGTGCTTTTCGGCGTAGTAAGTCTCATCCTCACCGGTGCGGTAGTCGATGTGCACGATCGGGCCGTCATCCACGAACAGGTCGGCCACCTCGACCGCCGCCATCAGGTCGCCGCCCGGATTGTCGCGCAAGTCCAAAATGAGGCCTCGCATGCGGCTCTCAAAACTGTTCAGCAGGTAGGCCAGCTCGCCCCCCGTCTTTTCGGTGAACTGACTCAAGACCACGTAGCCGATCCCGCCGTCCTTGAGTTCGCCCTCAACCGTCGGGACCTCGATCTGCCGCCGGACCACCGTGAACTCCAGGGGTTCTTGACTCCCGCGCCGGATGGTGAGCTGCACCTCGGTGCCCACCTCGCCGCGCATCAGCATCACCGCGGTTTCCAGATCCATTTCCTGGGTGTCCTTGCCGTCCACGGCCAGGATCAAATCCCCGGCCCGCAAGCCGGCCTCGGCCGCCGGGGTGCCTTCGTAGGGCCGAACCACGGTCAATCCCTCGTCACGGTAGCCGACCAAAATCCCGATGCCCCCGAAAGAACCCTCGACCTGTTCCAAAAACCGCGCGTAGGTTTCGGGCTCCAGGTATACTGAATACGGGTCGTCCAGCGCCTCCACCATCCCGCGGATGGCGCCCTCGATCATCAGTTCGCTGTTCGTGGCCTCCACATACTGGTCGTGCACGAGGCGCACTACCTGGACCAGGTTGCCCAACTGTTTGAAATTAGTAACCACCGCGAGGTTCAGGACGACGACCACCCCGACCAGGAGCACCCCCATCCCGAAAAAGAACCAGTGCGTCGGCTGCCGGCGAGGCAACATAAAACACCACCGTACATAGGTTTAGGTACGCTATTATACTATCTTAGGCCCACCCAAATTACAACCGCGCAAAGTACTGAGGGCCGCCTTCCAAGAGGCGGCCCCGCGCTTCCCCCAACCGGTAAACCTGCTACCCTGCAAATAGCTCCTTGCTACTTCCTTCCGAATGGTGCCGCAGGCGGCATGGGTGTCTACCGAAGATAGTTCCAGGGAGTTACATGTTCTCCGTGTTCCCGGACGGTGAAGTGGAGGTGTGGTCCGGTGGAAAGACCAGTACTGCCGATCCGGGCGATAGTCTCGCTCTGAGCCACCATTTGGCCCTCGCTGACTCCCATGGTGGACAGGTGGGCGTAGAGCGTGGTAATACCGCCGCCGTGGTCGAGCACCACCACGTTGCCGTAACCCCGGAGAGTGCCCACGAAAAGGACCCGCCCGGTGCCCGCCGCCACCACCGCCGTCCCGTGGGGCGCCGGAATGTCGATGCCGTCATGGAACCGCTGTACCCCGAGGATCGGGTGTCTGCGCCAGCCATAGTCCGAGGATACCCAGGTGTGCTTCGGCACCGGCCAGGCTAACTTGCCGGTGTGCAGGACGTCCTGGCCCGCCCGCTGCAAAGCGATCTGGCGCAGGAGTTCCTGTTCTTCCCGTTCCAGTTGGTCGACTTCAGCCTGGAACTGCGACAGACTGCCCCGGGCGACGACGAGCAGGGATTCCTTCTCCCGCTGTTCGTTCAATAGGGACCGGTAGGCCGCCTCCTGCTCGGCGTGCAGGGACTGCACCTGTGCGCGGCGTTCCTCGATGGCCTCCTTTTGGCGCTCAATCGCCAGCCGCTCCTCTTCAATCTGCTCAATAAGGGCCACATCCCGGGCCACGATCTCCTTCAGGAACTCAACCCGGGTGACGAATTCGTTGAAGCTCTCGGCGCCGAGCAGCACCTCCAGGTAGGTGATGTTCCCATTTTCGTACGCGCTGCGCACCCGGGCCGCGAACAGCGCGTTCATTTCCGCCAGCCGGGCCTCGGCGTCGGCGAGCGCGCTCTCGGCCTCCTCCAAGCGCGCCGTTACCTCCTGCAGCAGGGCGATGAGCTGGTCAATCCGCAACAACCGTTCCTTCATCGAGTTGTCGATGACCGCGATCTCCCGGGTGAAGTTGCGCACCTGGCCGCGCGCCGATTCGGTCTGCTGCCGGGCCGACTCGAGCTGTTGCCGCGTCTGTTCCAACTTCTGCTCCAGATTGCCGTAAGCCAGGGTATACGAACCGGCGCACAAGACCAGCAGCAAAGCCGCGATCAGACCAGTGGTGATCCAGGAACGGCGCAAAACAAAAAACCCCCTTCCGGAAAAACAGGCCGCTTACCTCTCTATTCTTCTATCGGCCGCTTCAGGCCGGGAATAAAGGCCGCTCGCTTGTTAAACCCGCAAGAACTTGCGCAGGGAAATCCAACTGCCGGCACCCCCCATCAGGACCCCCAGTCCCAGGAGCCCCAGGAAAAGCGGCGCCAACGTCTCCCGGTCGGTGACCGGCCGCAGGAAGAAGATCAGGTCGACCTTCTGCAGTTCGGTCAGCAGACAGTAGTAAGCCCCGCCCAACACGGTCACGGCGGCCAGCGCGCCGGTCAGGCCGACGAATATCCCCTCCAGGACAAATGGGGAGCGGACGAACCAGTTGCTCGCCCCCAGATATTTCATGATGCCGACCTCGTCCTCCCGCGCCACCAATGACAGGCGGATGGTGGTCACGATTAGGAACACGGCCCCGGCGGCCAGCAGAATCACCGCGCCCAGCGCGATCATGTTCACCCAACGGGAGGCCTTGACCAACCGGTCGACGTACTCCTCACCGTAGCGGATCTTGTTCACGCCGGGGAAGAAGGAGATCTGGTGCGCCAGCGCGGGCACCGCTTCGGCCTCCAGGGCCTTCACCCGGAAGGAATCCGGGAGCGGGTTATTCTCACCCTCGAACCCGGCCAGCAGGTCGCTTTTCTCGCCAAACGATTTCTTCAGTTCCTGCAACGCCTGCTCCTTGGGGATGAAGGTGTAGTTCTCTACACCCTGCAGCCCGTTCAGCCGCTGCCGGAGATCCGGGATGTCGGCCCCGTCGTCGAGAAACACGTTAATTTCCACGGTAGACTCGATGTTCCGCATGAAGTGGCCGGCGTTCACCGCGACCAGCAGAACCGTGCCCAAAATCACCAGGGTGACCATGATCATCGCTGCGGACGCCACCCCAAGCCAACAGTTCCGGTGCAGGGAGACGAATGTCTGGCGCAGGCAATACCACAGGGAGTTAAGCCCCATGACCGTAACTCCCCTGCGCTTCGTCCCGGATCAGCCGGCCGTTATCGAGCGCCACCACCCGTTTGCGCATCCGGTTCACGATGTCCCAGGCGTGGGTGGCGATCACCACCGTGGTACCGTCACGGTTGACGCGCTCCAGGAGTTCCATCAACTCCCAGGAGGTGTCCGGGTCCAGGTTGCCCGTGGGCTCATCGGCCAGGATCACCTGCGGTTTCTTGACAATCGCCCGGGCCACGCCGACGCGCTGCTGTTCACCGCCCGACAGTTCGGCCGGAAAAGCGTCCTCCTTTCCGGACAGGCCCACCTCAGCCAACGCGTGCGGCACCTGTTCCCGTATCACCCGCCGCGACCGGCCGATCACCTCCAGCGCGAAAGCGACGTTCTCAAACACCGTCTTCCGGGGCAGCAGCCGGAAGTCCTGGAACACCACCCCGATCTGGCGCCTGAGCGTGAGCAGTTCCCGCTGCCCCAAGCGCAACACGTTACGCTCCCGGAAAAAAATCTGCCCGGAAGTGGGGAGCTGTTCCCTGAAAATCAGCCTGGTCAACGTCGATTTGCCGGCCCCGCTGGGGCCGACCAGAAACACGAATTCGCCTCTGTTGATTTTCAGGTTGATATCGGAAACGGCCGCCGTACCGTTGGGATAGACCTTGGAGACGTTAAACAAGTGGATCAAGCTACAGCACTCCTTGGCCCGAATGCCAGTGAATCACTTCGACAACGCTTCGACAAAGCGCACAAAATTCCTCTAAAAATGGGAAAAAACTCACGGCCAAGTTCTTACAGCACCTGCCCTGTCTGCGGCCCCTCATAATCTGCTGGGAAAGCAAGGTTCCAAGAAGGAATTGTTGAAAACGTGGCAAATTGTTAGTATGGTTCGTGCTGAGACCGAATGCATTAATTTTGGCTGCCGGCCAAAAATACTCTTGGTTGAGAGAACATTTGTCAAATGCTCCTTCATCTGTTTTAATTGGTCTAGACCACTTTGCGGAGGAATTGGCCTTGAATTTTCCAACCCTCAAAATCGGCGATCTGATCCCCCGTTACCCGATTATTCAAGGCGGAATGGCCTACCGGGTCTCGACCGCCCCTCTGGTTTCGGCCGTGGCCAACGCCGGCGGAATCGGGACCATCGGCGCCACCGGCATGACCGCCGACGAGCTGATTGAGGAAATCCGCCAGACCAGGAGTATGACCCGGGGCATCATCGGGGTGAACGTGATGTACGCCATCCGGAATTTCGCCGATCTGGTCGGCGCCGCGATTAGAGAAAAGATCGACGTGATTTTCACCGGGGCGGGTTTTTCCCGGGACATTTTCGACTGGGGCCGGGAAGGCCGGGTGCCGATAGTGTCCATCGTATCCTCCGCCCGGTTGGCCAAAATGGCC includes:
- a CDS encoding DUF2508 family protein, whose product is MITIFGSTPASPLLEAIEKAREECREAEMMLTHAEPDFIDHAVNRINAARSQFEALIRTAKKQRVQAWPELQPVAEYRPEEDEEAANSNKTSSVCAQLKSFLKGTISR
- a CDS encoding uracil-DNA glycosylase, with translation MLESRSGPLGLEDLNAPRALDELREAMSGCRECGLFAGRTNLVFGEGHPRARLMLIGEGPGAEEDRLGRPFVGAAGRLLDRILDAAGFARSEVYIANVVKCRPPGNRVPSREEAQACLPWLRKQFALIGPPLVVILGSTALKNLIDPQASITAWRGQWIVRGRVRFMSTYHPAALLRDPGKKREVWRDFQLIRDAYREIVPFKNDLS
- the uvrA gene encoding excinuclease ABC subunit UvrA, with amino-acid sequence MQDKIIVRGARVHNLKNIVVEIPRNKLVVLTGLSGSGKSSLAFDTIYAEGQRRYVESLSAYARQFLGQMDKPDVDYIEGLSPAISIDQKTRSHNPRSTVGTVTEIYDHLRLLFARVGRPHCPHCGHPISSQTVEQMVDQVMALGEGTRLQILAPVVRGKKGEHVRVLEEARRGGFVRMRIDGEMRETGEIITLDRNKKHTIEIVVDRLVVRPGLEARLADSLETALKQTGGLAVCHVIDQNSESRIQNSEAGNSKPRAGDQNSEARIQNVPEILFSQNFACVDCGFGFSEITPRLFSFNSPVGACPTCTGLGSRLEVDVDLVVPDRSKTLYEGAVAAWSWWTRGYHILDGLAGHYGFNVNTPVRELDPDHMDIILYGTGETRVPFSYRDMAGRLRRYTAPFEGVVAYLGRRHRETTSDHVREETERMMRTKPCPDCEGRRLKPEVLAIKVGGKSIAEVAALSITAADRFFAELNLTAREALIGQRVLKELRARLGFLINVGLDYLTLDRQAATLSGGEAQRIRLAIQIGSGLVGVLYILDEPSIGLHPRDNGRLLDTLKRLRDLGNTLIVVEHDEETIRAADHIIDIGPGAGLNGGRVVAAGTLREITGTDASITGQYLAGRKSIAVPPARRTPGDRWVEVVGAREHNLKNIDVPFPLGVFTCVTGVSGSGKSTLVNEILNKALAAALHGARTHPGAHGEIRGTGYLDKVIDIDQSPIGRTPRSNPATYTGVFTDIRELFALTPEARMRGYKPGRFSFNVRGGRCEACRGDGIIRIEMHFLPDVYVPCEVCGGRRYNRETLDVRYKGRTIAGVLEMTVDQAAEFFAPVPKIHRRLATLQDVGLGYIRLGQPATTLSGGEAQRVKLASELSRRATGRTLYLLDEPTTGLHFADIKKLLLVLQRLVDAGNTVIVIEHNLDVVKTADHIIDLGPEGGDRGGRVVATGTPEAVAAQAESYTGRFLRRVLGRADRTPGAGHAAAEA
- the uvrB gene encoding excinuclease ABC subunit UvrB; the protein is MPPFKLVSDYRPRGDQPEAIENLTRGLEKGLRHQVLLGVTGSGKTYTMAQVISRVQRPTLVIAPNKTLAAQLCGEFKEFFPGNAVEYFVSYYDYYQPEAYLPSADMYIEKDASVNEEIDKLRHSATSSLFERRDVIIVASVSCIYGLGDPEEYKNLVVSLRSRAGGYDRDAVLRELVRIQYERNDVNFGRGRFRVRGDVLEVFPAASGERALRVEFFGDEVERILEFDALTGEVLGERQHVSILPASHYATSRERLDRAVTAVEAELAGRLAELRAANKLLEAQRLEQRTNYDLEMMRELGYCKGIENYSRHLTGREPGAPPFTLLDYFPDDLLIVVDESHITIPQIGGMYEGDHSRKVALVEHGFRLPSAFDNRPLTFTEFMARVRQGVYVSATPGPWELKHAAAVVEQIVRPTGLVDPEMVVRPTRGQIDDLLGEIRKRAAKSERVLVTTLTKRMAEDLCDYFRELGLKVRYLHSEINTLERMEILRDLRLGTFDVLVGINLLREGLDLPEVSLVAVLDADKEGYLRSERSLIQTAGRAARNLNGKVIMYADQITGSMRRALDETKRRRARQTAFNREHGITPQTVQKAVRSVIEATRAAETEAPYFAASEKRLTGNDLKKLIARLEKDMQHAARHLEFERAAQLRDVLIELRLELQPKGARLLRPAVGDQPE
- a CDS encoding substrate-binding domain-containing protein, which codes for MPKIKRVIVLFLCTFVLLGVGGCGLFNRGGQARPGERPLAVAYSIADESRDGNQVIKRLVQERAGNDEKVRIIWRDAEGDARRQERDVERFIEQKVDSVVIQFVEPEMGPGIVRRLAMNRIRVVALETFAPDAPLDAYVASEQVRAGEHQARYVVRNLPPGAPGRVLVLGGDPADPISRNIIEGITTFMRGQPGFAVDVREHPQGDPGRVAAGVHEALAAGPLGAILAVDSRMAVSAVEALRQRGLLNEVLTVGVGADRTAAEALVAGDHDAEVDVRPDLLAQFSYDAAVGLARDGHWAYETQITSGDYTVPARMVPVRLVQGKNAFLLREYYGDLTRGGGQQGGQGQQGGGGQGQQGGGQQQGQQQGQQQQQPMTKLMIRTQDGKTVEIDIPGQIQSIEAQQEGGGQGGRQGGQQGGQGGQQGGQGGGQ